The region CGGCGGCGCCACCGGGAGGAGCCGGGACCGTGGGGCCTGCGAGGCCGTCGGCGGATCCGGGGTACTGCTTCGGATCGGACGACGCTGCTGCTCCCACGCGGTCAGGCTAGCGCGACAGAACCGCCGACGGTGCGGACCCGTGCGGTGCAGGCCCACCGGGGCGACCGCGCAGCCCCGCCCGAGGGCCCCGGCGTCAGTACCCGAGGAAGACGTCGGTGCGCACCGTGCGCGCACCCCGCTCGTGCGCGGCAGCGGTCGCCGCGGCCACCGCGACCGGCGACCCGGACACGAGCACCTCGCGCCGATCGAGGTCGGGCACGGCGCGTGCGAGCACGGCCGCGGTCAGCGCCTCGCCGTCGACCACTTCCCACCCGGCGGGAAGCACGCCGCGCGGTGCTCCCGGGGGCACCACGAGCACGCGCCGGACACCGTCGGGCAGCGCCGCGCCCCCGGCCACCTCGACCACGTCCGCGGGGTCCTTGACCGCGTGGACGAGCACGACGTCGCGGGCTGGCAGCGTGCCGCGCGCGATCGCGTCGAGGTGGCTGAGGAACGGCGTGACGCCGATGCCGGCGCCGACGAGGGCGAGCGGGCGGTCGCCGTCGGGCAGGACGAAGTCGCCACCCACGCTCGTGACCGTGAGGCCCTCCCCCGGCCGCATCGCGGCGAGCACCGCCTTGACAGGGCTGGGCTCGGCCCCGGCGACGGCGGCGGTGCGCGTGACCAGCCGCACGCGGTCCGAGGCGGGGTCCGAGGCGATGCTCAGCACGCGGCGACGGCCCCGCACGTCGGTCAGCCCGGCGCGCGGGACGTCGATCTCGAGGTACTGCCCCGGACGCATGCGCAGCGGCGCGGACGGCGCGAAGGTCAGGTCGAGCACCGTCCCGCTGCGACGCGTCGCCTCGAGGCGAAGCACCACGCGGCGCCGGACGCCGAAGGTGAAGGCCACGACGTTCCCGACGGCGAGCGCCAGCTCCGGCGTGACCGCGACCGGCAGCTGCGCGAGCACCGGGAGGTCGGTGAACAGCGGCACGGCGTACAGCACACCCACGAGCGCGCCGACACCCACGCGCTGCCACTGCCGCGGCGGCGTCGTCAGGGGCTCGCTCAGCATGAACGCCGCGAGGAACAGGATCGGGCTCGAGGCGAGTGCGATCGTGACGGCCTCACCGAGGCTCAGGCCGCTGCGCGTGAACCCCACGAGCGTGAGCGCGACGGCGGGCACCACCAGGCTCGCCGCGTACAGCAGGCGGCGCGTGCGCCACAGCACGACCAGCCCCGTGACCACCACGACCGGCAGCAGCGCCTGGCTCCCCACCCACCAGATGCTCGCGCCGTACCCTGTCAGGCCGACCACGAGCAGACCGGCGACGGCGGGGTTGAGCACGTGCCGCCCTCGCCACGCCAGGAGGTACTTCGAGGCGCCGGCGGCGAGGCCCGCGACGGCGAGGACGACGAGGTCCTCCTGGTACCAGGGTCCTCCGGTCGGCAGGCTCGGCCACAGCACGAGCGCGAGGATCAGCCCGGTGATCACGGAGGACGGCGGGTGCGGGCTCGAGCGCGTCAGCACCGCGCCGAGCACGGTGCCGGCGAGCGTGGCGACGACGCCGACCACGAGGCTCAGCGCGATCCCGCCGGCCTCGTAGGTGAGCCGGCCGAGCGCTGCGAGCACGATCGCGACCACGCCGATCAGGGCCAGCGAGACGACCGTGAGGAGGTACATCGAGACCCGACCGAGCAGGCGGTCGGGGACGCTGAGAAGACGCCGCGCCGTCCGCAGCGCGCTCACGCGAACACCTCGCCGTAGGCGAGCGGCGCCGTCGGGCGCGTGCGCAGCTCCTCGCCGTCGCCGTCGCCGCGCGCCGGTGCCGGCCCCTGCGGCAGACCCGCGTGGCGCAGCGGTCCGCGCGTGGGCATGACGACGACGGCGTGAACGCCGTCGAGCGCGGTGAGCACCTCCTGCGGGGGCAGGAAGAACGCGGCGGTGGAGGCGGCGTCGGCGAGCATGGCGGTGCGGGCGATCGCCCAGGTCGCGGTGACGTCGGCGA is a window of Litorihabitans aurantiacus DNA encoding:
- a CDS encoding FAD-dependent oxidoreductase — its product is MSALRTARRLLSVPDRLLGRVSMYLLTVVSLALIGVVAIVLAALGRLTYEAGGIALSLVVGVVATLAGTVLGAVLTRSSPHPPSSVITGLILALVLWPSLPTGGPWYQEDLVVLAVAGLAAGASKYLLAWRGRHVLNPAVAGLLVVGLTGYGASIWWVGSQALLPVVVVTGLVVLWRTRRLLYAASLVVPAVALTLVGFTRSGLSLGEAVTIALASSPILFLAAFMLSEPLTTPPRQWQRVGVGALVGVLYAVPLFTDLPVLAQLPVAVTPELALAVGNVVAFTFGVRRRVVLRLEATRRSGTVLDLTFAPSAPLRMRPGQYLEIDVPRAGLTDVRGRRRVLSIASDPASDRVRLVTRTAAVAGAEPSPVKAVLAAMRPGEGLTVTSVGGDFVLPDGDRPLALVGAGIGVTPFLSHLDAIARGTLPARDVVLVHAVKDPADVVEVAGGAALPDGVRRVLVVPPGAPRGVLPAGWEVVDGEALTAAVLARAVPDLDRREVLVSGSPVAVAAATAAAHERGARTVRTDVFLGY